One segment of Streptomyces bathyalis DNA contains the following:
- a CDS encoding thioesterase family protein translates to MRHTYQCPLRWSDMDAYGHVNNVVHLRYLEEARIDFMFRLAGEAVATTDEPAPFKAGCVVARHEIDYLKPLFHRYEPVTVETWVTKLNAASATIAYEIKDAGTVYVRAETVLVPYDLEKEHPRRLSAGERAFLEGYFDDSAAAPRIR, encoded by the coding sequence GTGCGTCACACATACCAGTGCCCCCTGCGCTGGTCGGACATGGATGCCTACGGGCACGTCAACAACGTCGTCCACCTCCGCTACCTGGAGGAGGCGCGGATCGACTTCATGTTCCGGCTGGCGGGGGAGGCGGTGGCCACCACGGACGAACCGGCGCCGTTCAAGGCCGGTTGCGTGGTGGCACGGCACGAGATCGACTATCTGAAGCCCCTCTTCCACCGGTACGAGCCGGTCACGGTCGAGACCTGGGTGACGAAACTGAACGCGGCCTCGGCCACGATCGCCTACGAGATCAAGGACGCGGGAACGGTATACGTGCGGGCCGAGACCGTCCTCGTCCCCTACGACCTGGAGAAGGAGCACCCACGCCGGCTCAGCGCCGGTGAACGGGCGTTCCTGGAGGGCTACTTCGATGACAGCGCGGCCGCACCTCGTATTCGCTGA
- a CDS encoding sulfite exporter TauE/SafE family protein, translating into MLSGWSFLTLLGGVVLLGSSVQRLAGIGFGLLASPGLVLLMGPVQGVALVNCAGVVIGIAGLATSWRQVQLRTMLPLVAAAALTVPLGAWLALRLPEPVLLTGFGGLVTAAVLLVMCGARVRALHGRGGAVAAGAASGFLNSAAGTGGPALSLYAVNAGWTAVEFVPNAQFYGLVVNFMSAAAKGLPHLTRPAWLLVAGTMAVGIVLGHLLAARTPEKGARRIILGLALIGGVATAAKGLWLLV; encoded by the coding sequence GTGCTCAGCGGCTGGTCCTTCCTCACCCTGCTCGGCGGCGTCGTGCTGCTGGGCTCCTCCGTGCAACGGCTGGCCGGCATCGGATTCGGGTTGCTCGCGTCACCCGGTCTGGTGCTGCTCATGGGCCCCGTGCAGGGCGTGGCGCTCGTCAACTGCGCGGGCGTCGTCATCGGCATCGCCGGGCTCGCGACGAGCTGGCGGCAGGTGCAGTTGCGGACGATGCTTCCGCTCGTCGCCGCCGCTGCCCTCACCGTTCCACTGGGGGCCTGGCTCGCGTTGCGGCTCCCGGAACCCGTGCTGCTCACCGGGTTCGGCGGACTCGTCACCGCCGCCGTGCTGCTGGTGATGTGCGGTGCCCGCGTCAGAGCCCTGCACGGCAGGGGCGGCGCCGTCGCGGCGGGTGCGGCGAGCGGATTCCTGAACTCGGCCGCGGGGACGGGCGGTCCGGCGCTCTCCCTGTACGCCGTCAACGCCGGCTGGACGGCGGTGGAGTTCGTGCCCAACGCCCAGTTCTACGGACTCGTCGTCAACTTCATGTCGGCCGCCGCCAAGGGGCTGCCGCATCTGACCCGGCCCGCCTGGCTGTTGGTCGCCGGAACCATGGCGGTGGGCATCGTGCTCGGACATCTGCTCGCGGCCCGCACTCCGGAGAAGGGGGCACGCCGCATCATCCTGGGACTCGCGCTCATCGGCGGAGTCGCAACTGCGGCGAAGGGACTGTGGCTGCTGGTGTGA
- a CDS encoding ABC transporter ATP-binding protein, with the protein MTSKAITAEGLRKRYGETQAVDGVSFEVERGEFYGILGPNGAGKTTTLEIIEGLREPDEGTARLLGEPSWPRKPELLRRIGVQLQASAFFERLSAREQIHTFASLYGVPGARADEMLETVGLTDKRGTRENKLSGGQAQRLSIACALVHDPELVFLDEPTTGLDPQARRNLWDLLRTINSEGRTVVLTTHYMDEAEQLCDRVAVMDNGRILRVGAPAQLVEELGVRSLEDVFLQLTGREYRE; encoded by the coding sequence ATGACATCGAAAGCGATCACGGCCGAGGGGCTGCGCAAGCGCTACGGGGAGACCCAGGCCGTCGACGGCGTCTCCTTCGAGGTGGAACGGGGCGAGTTCTACGGCATCCTCGGGCCGAACGGGGCGGGCAAGACGACGACGCTGGAGATCATCGAAGGCCTGCGGGAGCCGGACGAGGGCACTGCCCGGCTGCTGGGAGAGCCGTCCTGGCCCCGCAAGCCGGAACTGCTGCGCCGGATAGGCGTGCAATTGCAGGCGTCGGCGTTCTTCGAACGGCTCAGCGCACGCGAGCAGATACACACCTTCGCCTCCCTCTACGGGGTGCCCGGAGCCCGCGCTGACGAGATGCTCGAGACCGTCGGGTTGACCGACAAGCGCGGCACTCGCGAGAACAAGCTCTCGGGCGGCCAGGCGCAGCGACTGTCCATAGCCTGCGCGCTCGTGCACGACCCCGAGCTGGTCTTTCTCGACGAACCCACCACCGGCCTCGACCCTCAGGCCCGGCGGAATCTGTGGGATCTCCTCCGCACGATCAATTCCGAGGGCCGCACCGTGGTGCTGACGACGCACTACATGGACGAGGCCGAGCAACTGTGCGACCGCGTGGCCGTGATGGACAACGGCCGGATCCTGCGGGTGGGCGCTCCCGCGCAGCTGGTGGAGGAGCTGGGCGTGCGGTCGCTGGAGGACGTCTTCCTCCAGCTCACGGGGAGGGAGTACCGGGAATGA
- a CDS encoding ABC transporter permease, producing the protein MKSFVSLSKAMALGLLRDRAAVFFMLVFPLMFLALFGALFNNDSTAEAKIVQVGDVKILDDIPEQQRAELRGVLSIEKTDGSADARAAALKKVREGDTDAAVFEGGKGEITLRYSAADSVRAGNVRGVVDSVVQQANQAATGQPPAYRLTTQRVEDESVKPIQFLTPGLLSWAVAMGGVFGSALNLVSWRKKRILRRLWLAPVGPGSVIGARIGVNLVLAFAQTGIFIGLATLPLYGLKLSGNWWLCLPLVACGTLAFMSLGLLIGSWAKTEEAANGLAQIIVLPMAFLSGSFFPLEIAPAWVRTVSGFLPLTHLAEAMQAVLSRGESWSAALPVMGGLLLFAAVVTLIASRLFRWDDA; encoded by the coding sequence ATGAAGAGCTTCGTCAGCCTCTCGAAGGCCATGGCGCTCGGGCTGCTGCGGGACCGGGCCGCCGTCTTCTTCATGCTCGTCTTCCCGTTGATGTTCCTGGCGCTGTTCGGCGCCCTGTTCAACAACGACTCCACGGCCGAGGCGAAGATCGTCCAGGTCGGCGACGTCAAGATCCTCGATGACATCCCGGAACAGCAACGCGCGGAACTGCGCGGCGTGTTGAGCATCGAGAAGACGGACGGCTCGGCGGACGCACGCGCCGCGGCGCTGAAGAAGGTGCGCGAGGGAGACACCGACGCCGCCGTCTTCGAGGGCGGCAAGGGCGAGATCACGCTGCGCTACTCGGCCGCCGACTCGGTACGCGCCGGCAACGTGCGAGGCGTCGTCGACTCCGTCGTCCAGCAGGCCAACCAGGCGGCGACGGGGCAGCCCCCCGCGTACCGCCTGACGACTCAGCGCGTCGAGGACGAGTCGGTCAAGCCCATCCAGTTCCTCACTCCGGGGCTGCTCAGCTGGGCCGTGGCGATGGGCGGAGTCTTCGGGTCGGCGCTCAACCTCGTCAGCTGGCGCAAGAAACGGATCCTGCGGCGGTTGTGGCTGGCGCCCGTGGGCCCGGGGTCGGTGATCGGCGCACGTATCGGTGTGAACCTCGTGCTGGCGTTCGCGCAGACCGGCATCTTCATCGGCCTGGCCACGCTCCCCCTCTACGGGCTGAAGCTGTCCGGGAACTGGTGGCTGTGCCTGCCGCTGGTCGCCTGCGGCACTCTGGCGTTCATGTCGCTGGGCCTGCTCATAGGCTCGTGGGCGAAGACGGAGGAGGCCGCGAACGGTCTCGCGCAGATCATCGTCCTGCCCATGGCCTTCCTGTCGGGCTCGTTCTTCCCGCTGGAGATCGCGCCCGCCTGGGTGCGTACCGTCTCCGGCTTCCTGCCGCTCACCCACCTCGCGGAGGCGATGCAGGCCGTGCTGAGCAGGGGCGAGTCCTGGAGCGCGGCACTGCCCGTGATGGGCGGGCTGCTGCTGTTCGCAGCCGTGGTCACCCTGATCGCCTCGAGGCTCTTCCGCTGGGACGACGCATAG
- a CDS encoding globin, translating to MGGVMEIPRGSLQTQTFYEQVGGEATFRRLVHRFYQGVAEDPLLRPMYPEEDLGPAEERLTLFLIQYWGGPRTYSDQRGHPRLRMRHVPFKVDRAAHDAWLKHMRDAVDSLGLAPEHERQLWDYLVYAAGSMVNSPD from the coding sequence ATGGGGGGCGTGATGGAGATTCCGCGCGGCAGCTTGCAGACGCAGACCTTCTACGAGCAGGTCGGAGGCGAGGCGACCTTCAGGCGGCTCGTGCACCGCTTCTACCAGGGTGTCGCCGAGGACCCGCTGCTGCGGCCCATGTACCCGGAGGAGGACCTCGGCCCCGCCGAGGAGCGGCTGACGCTCTTCCTCATCCAGTACTGGGGCGGCCCGCGCACGTACAGCGACCAGCGGGGACACCCCAGGCTGCGCATGCGGCACGTGCCGTTCAAGGTCGACCGTGCCGCCCATGACGCGTGGCTGAAGCACATGCGGGACGCCGTCGACAGCCTCGGACTCGCGCCCGAGCACGAACGCCAACTGTGGGACTACCTCGTGTACGCGGCCGGCTCCATGGTCAACTCCCCTGACTGA
- a CDS encoding thioester domain-containing protein, translated as MRFVRGVVTVMGGHVAARAVRRSAAALFAAVLLTAGVTATAAPAAAATGDEPSRQSGATATLEGLKTYGQAVVHEDGEKLTTGAGLFEMAVDGGGRLQTYGLDVDNPTQQHARYGETDWGRTSLYDNPRAGKILWILRHSYPQVDDLRALAKSSRAGKLSPQTAAAGTQVAIWRFTDGRAEGPGEGGGVSIDAVDPAAEKLADHLERSARRMAEPKPSLTLGPGTLSRRSGSRLGPFTVRTGAPDAAVSQTPGSAVPGARIVGRDGKPVTSVRDGAQLYLDVPEERRSGEGSMTVQAATKVPVGRAFTGVGGHAASQAQILAGSSRSMVSASAAVKWSKSGAIPAVKAEESCAREGVTFTVANAGDRPFRFRLAGLEHAVGEASSRTFTVPVGEDQAYRIPLAGRHGAARSFTGVLDCATKSSVPVTATGTNADAEGAPQLRTATVGGGSGSGKSDGGDLAETGTNSTELIAGTAVGLVALGAMAVLAVRRKNPDDGGVHQA; from the coding sequence ATGAGGTTCGTGCGCGGAGTCGTGACCGTCATGGGCGGGCACGTGGCCGCACGTGCGGTGCGACGTTCTGCCGCCGCACTGTTCGCAGCCGTTCTGCTGACCGCGGGCGTGACCGCGACGGCCGCTCCTGCAGCCGCGGCGACCGGTGACGAGCCGTCACGGCAGAGTGGTGCCACAGCCACTCTGGAAGGGCTGAAGACCTACGGACAGGCCGTCGTCCACGAGGACGGCGAGAAGCTGACCACCGGCGCGGGCCTCTTCGAAATGGCGGTCGACGGGGGCGGCAGGCTCCAGACGTACGGCCTCGACGTGGACAACCCCACGCAGCAGCACGCGCGTTACGGCGAGACGGACTGGGGCCGTACGTCGTTGTACGACAACCCCCGAGCCGGAAAGATCCTCTGGATACTCAGGCACTCCTACCCGCAGGTGGACGACCTGCGTGCGCTCGCGAAGTCGTCTCGGGCGGGGAAGCTCTCGCCGCAGACGGCGGCCGCGGGCACGCAGGTGGCCATATGGCGCTTCACCGACGGCCGGGCGGAAGGCCCCGGTGAGGGCGGCGGTGTCAGCATCGACGCGGTCGATCCCGCCGCGGAGAAGTTGGCCGATCATCTGGAGCGGTCCGCCCGGCGGATGGCGGAGCCCAAGCCCTCACTGACCCTCGGTCCCGGGACCCTCTCCCGGAGGAGCGGCAGCCGGCTCGGCCCCTTCACGGTGCGTACCGGGGCGCCCGACGCCGCCGTATCGCAGACGCCGGGCTCCGCCGTGCCGGGAGCGCGGATCGTGGGCCGCGACGGCAAGCCGGTGACGTCGGTACGGGACGGCGCACAGCTGTACCTCGACGTGCCGGAGGAGCGGCGCAGCGGTGAGGGCTCGATGACGGTGCAGGCCGCGACGAAGGTGCCGGTCGGGCGCGCGTTCACGGGCGTGGGGGGCCATGCGGCGAGCCAGGCACAGATCCTCGCCGGGTCCAGCCGGTCGATGGTCTCCGCGAGCGCAGCGGTCAAGTGGTCGAAGAGCGGAGCGATACCCGCCGTGAAGGCGGAGGAGAGCTGCGCGAGGGAGGGGGTGACCTTCACCGTCGCCAATGCCGGTGACCGCCCCTTCCGGTTCCGGCTCGCCGGCCTCGAGCACGCGGTGGGGGAGGCCAGCTCGCGGACGTTCACGGTGCCGGTGGGCGAGGACCAGGCGTACCGGATCCCGCTCGCGGGGCGGCACGGCGCGGCAAGGTCATTCACGGGCGTGCTGGACTGCGCCACCAAGAGCTCGGTGCCCGTCACGGCGACCGGAACGAACGCCGATGCCGAGGGCGCGCCGCAGCTGCGGACGGCCACGGTGGGCGGCGGGAGCGGCTCCGGCAAGTCCGACGGAGGCGACCTCGCCGAGACCGGGACGAACAGCACGGAGCTGATAGCCGGCACCGCGGTCGGCCTCGTGGCGCTCGGCGCGATGGCCGTGCTCGCGGTGCGCAGGAAGAATCCGGACGACGGCGGCGTTCACCAAGCGTGA
- a CDS encoding single-stranded DNA-binding protein, with the protein MNETHVTVVGNVATRVEFRTTAAGVPLARFRLASTVRRFDPQERVWSDAGTSFYTVWARRGLAENVASSVMVGEPVIVTGQFRIQESARDGQHYVSAELSASSVGHDLSRGTSAFVRVSPGRRGLTGSGRSDGGGESLPGVPEPAADVAEANVPGQSAGP; encoded by the coding sequence ATGAACGAGACGCATGTGACGGTCGTGGGGAACGTCGCGACACGGGTCGAGTTCAGGACGACGGCGGCGGGGGTGCCGCTGGCCCGGTTCAGGCTCGCCAGCACGGTGCGCCGCTTCGACCCGCAGGAGCGCGTCTGGTCCGACGCCGGCACGAGCTTCTACACCGTCTGGGCCCGCCGGGGGCTCGCCGAGAACGTGGCCTCGTCGGTGATGGTCGGTGAACCGGTCATCGTGACCGGTCAGTTCCGCATCCAGGAGTCCGCGCGCGACGGGCAGCACTACGTCTCCGCAGAGCTCTCCGCGTCGTCCGTAGGGCACGATCTCTCGCGCGGCACATCGGCCTTCGTCCGGGTCTCACCGGGGCGGCGGGGTCTCACGGGGAGTGGCCGGAGCGACGGGGGCGGCGAGTCCCTGCCCGGCGTTCCGGAGCCCGCCGCGGACGTAGCGGAGGCCAATGTTCCAGGTCAGTCGGCCGGGCCTTGA
- a CDS encoding methyltransferase domain-containing protein, with protein sequence MPAASDLVRQIVAGGSLADPAWQAAFAEVPRELFVPYYYVTVSGGRQERLWRDDPDPGRRERWLAGVYDDLPLATRVRDGELISSSSQPSLMARMLEALDVRDGMRVLEIGTGSGYNAALLAHRLGDERITTVDLEPGITGTAREHLAAAGYRPRIVTGDGALGAPAYAPYDRVIATCALRAVPPAWLAQSVPGGVVLAPVGTGLVSLRVEGPREGEGRFLATPAYFVPLRGGGVPGEAVQPAAPAHGIPRHAQRQDSFHFLFSLAGGSVEPHDAYELWREAGRPERERYGVTVRDGLQWAWLDDPDGPHTWPLGGGA encoded by the coding sequence ATGCCAGCTGCTTCGGATCTTGTGCGGCAGATCGTCGCCGGCGGTTCGCTCGCCGATCCCGCGTGGCAGGCAGCCTTCGCGGAGGTGCCGCGCGAGCTGTTCGTGCCGTACTACTACGTGACCGTCTCCGGCGGGCGCCAGGAGCGGCTGTGGCGGGACGACCCCGATCCCGGGCGCCGCGAGCGCTGGCTGGCGGGCGTGTACGACGATCTGCCGCTGGCCACGCGTGTGCGCGACGGCGAATTGATCTCCTCCAGCAGCCAGCCCTCGTTGATGGCGCGCATGCTGGAGGCGCTGGATGTGCGGGACGGCATGCGCGTGCTGGAGATCGGCACCGGGTCGGGCTACAACGCGGCTCTGCTCGCGCACCGGCTGGGCGACGAGCGGATCACCACGGTCGACCTCGAGCCGGGCATCACCGGCACCGCCCGTGAGCACCTGGCCGCCGCCGGATACCGGCCCCGGATCGTCACGGGGGACGGCGCGCTCGGGGCTCCCGCGTACGCCCCCTACGACCGCGTCATCGCCACCTGCGCGCTGCGCGCCGTCCCGCCCGCCTGGCTGGCGCAGAGCGTGCCGGGTGGGGTGGTCCTCGCACCGGTGGGCACCGGACTCGTATCGCTGCGCGTGGAGGGGCCGCGGGAGGGGGAGGGCCGCTTCCTCGCGACGCCCGCGTACTTCGTGCCGCTCCGGGGCGGTGGCGTGCCGGGGGAGGCCGTGCAGCCGGCGGCCCCCGCGCACGGCATCCCCCGGCACGCGCAGCGGCAGGACTCCTTCCACTTCCTCTTCAGCCTCGCGGGAGGCTCGGTGGAGCCGCACGACGCCTACGAGTTGTGGCGCGAGGCCGGCCGTCCCGAGCGCGAGCGCTACGGCGTGACGGTCAGGGACGGACTCCAGTGGGCGTGGCTCGACGATCCGGACGGGCCGCACACCTGGCCGCTCGGCGGCGGCGCGTGA
- the ettA gene encoding energy-dependent translational throttle protein EttA, translating into MAEYIYTLRKARKAHGDKVILDDVTLSFLPGAKIGVVGPNGAGKSTVLHIMAGLDQPSNGDAQLAPGYTVGILLQEPPLDESKTVLENVEAGVADTKGKLDRFNEIAEQMATEYTDELMEEMGKLQEQLDHSNAWDLESQLEQAMDALGCPPGDWPVTNLSGGEKRRVALCKLLLEQPDLLLLDEPTNHLDAESVQWLEQHLAQYPGTVVAITHDRYFLDNVAGWIMELDRGRAIGYEGNYSTYLEKKQSRLKVEGQKDAKRAKRLKDELEWVRSNAKGRQAKSRARLTRYEEMAAEAEKTRKLDFEEIQIPPGPRLGNVVVEVEHLSKGFGDKVLIDDLSFTLPRNGIVGVIGPNGAGKTTLFKMLQGFEEPDSGVIKVGDSVKISYVDQSRENIDGKKTLWAVVSDELDYINVGQVEMPSRAYVSAFGFKGPDQQKPAGVLSGGERNRLNLALTLKQGGNLLLLDEPTNDLDVETLSSLENALLDFPGCAVVVSHDRWFLDRVATHILAYEGESKWFWFEGNFESYEKNKIERLGPDAARPHRATYKKLTRG; encoded by the coding sequence TTGGCTGAGTACATCTACACCCTTCGCAAGGCGCGCAAGGCGCACGGAGACAAGGTGATCCTCGACGACGTCACCTTGAGCTTCCTGCCCGGCGCGAAGATCGGTGTCGTGGGACCCAACGGTGCCGGCAAGTCGACGGTGCTGCACATCATGGCCGGGCTCGACCAGCCCTCCAACGGTGACGCGCAGCTCGCTCCCGGCTACACCGTGGGCATCCTGCTGCAGGAGCCGCCGCTGGACGAGTCGAAGACCGTCCTGGAGAACGTCGAGGCCGGAGTCGCGGACACCAAGGGCAAGCTCGACCGGTTCAACGAGATCGCCGAGCAGATGGCGACCGAGTACACCGACGAGTTGATGGAGGAGATGGGCAAGCTCCAGGAGCAGCTCGACCACTCCAACGCCTGGGACCTGGAGTCCCAGCTCGAGCAGGCCATGGACGCCCTGGGCTGCCCGCCCGGCGACTGGCCCGTCACGAACCTCTCCGGCGGTGAGAAGCGCCGCGTCGCGCTGTGCAAGCTCCTGCTGGAGCAGCCCGACCTGCTCCTCCTCGACGAGCCCACCAACCACCTGGACGCCGAGTCCGTCCAGTGGCTGGAGCAGCACCTCGCGCAGTACCCGGGCACCGTCGTCGCCATCACCCACGACCGGTACTTCCTGGACAACGTCGCCGGCTGGATCATGGAGCTCGACCGCGGCCGCGCCATCGGCTACGAGGGCAACTACTCCACGTACCTGGAGAAGAAGCAGTCCCGTCTGAAGGTCGAGGGCCAGAAGGACGCCAAGCGCGCGAAGCGGCTCAAGGACGAGCTGGAGTGGGTCCGCTCCAACGCCAAGGGCCGCCAGGCCAAGTCGCGGGCGAGGCTGACCCGTTACGAGGAGATGGCCGCCGAGGCGGAGAAGACCCGGAAGCTGGACTTCGAGGAGATCCAGATCCCGCCGGGGCCGCGCCTGGGCAACGTCGTCGTCGAGGTCGAGCACCTGAGCAAGGGCTTCGGCGACAAGGTCCTCATCGACGATCTCTCCTTCACGCTGCCGCGCAACGGCATCGTCGGCGTGATCGGGCCGAACGGCGCGGGCAAGACGACGCTGTTCAAGATGCTCCAGGGCTTCGAGGAGCCGGACTCCGGCGTCATCAAGGTCGGCGACTCCGTCAAGATCTCCTACGTCGACCAGAGCAGGGAGAACATCGACGGGAAGAAGACGCTGTGGGCCGTCGTCTCCGACGAGCTGGACTACATCAACGTGGGCCAGGTCGAGATGCCTTCACGCGCGTACGTGTCGGCCTTCGGCTTCAAGGGCCCCGACCAGCAGAAGCCCGCGGGCGTGCTCTCCGGCGGTGAGCGCAACCGGCTGAACCTCGCGCTCACGCTCAAGCAGGGCGGCAACCTGCTCCTGCTCGACGAGCCGACCAACGACCTCGACGTCGAGACGCTCTCCTCGCTGGAGAACGCGCTGCTGGACTTCCCCGGCTGCGCCGTTGTCGTCTCCCACGACCGCTGGTTCCTCGACCGCGTCGCCACGCACATCCTCGCTTACGAGGGCGAGTCCAAGTGGTTCTGGTTCGAGGGCAACTTCGAGTCGTACGAGAAGAACAAGATCGAGCGGCTGGGCCCGGACGCCGCGCGCCCGCACCGCGCCACGTACAAGAAGCTCACCCGCGGCTGA